A genomic region of Barnesiella viscericola DSM 18177 contains the following coding sequences:
- a CDS encoding SusD/RagB family nutrient-binding outer membrane lipoprotein → MKKWIYIFCAAGLLTACTDDVMDRLNRNENDPEDVPSRYLFTDAETSSAVNLVSGDFAFYTAVYMEQQAGIFNQMYNAEMRLADVYSAATFNNAWGSTYRNLRALKIIRERCATGGVESGSNHLLGMAQVLTALNLATLTDLMGDIPWSEALQPGVVYQPKLDSQESIYQDIFSLLDDAIANLKRDDLATLTPVGRQDLIYGQYDADRQAELWIKAAYGLKARYTLRLSYRKPRYDQVIDYADSAFVDAGEQLAYPYDGSTSINPFYAFYLNRRYFGASESLHQKLVERNDPREALFFKAYPGTGKLVFAPNGSPEQRQGYYGISGLLSPTRPTLLLSYHELQFVKAEAQTRLGLTGDAIGSLYNAVVAAFAQVGLSASEANDYFQNVVLPRFEADPIGEIINQKYLACYEGEVLETYHDYRRLQALGEADVLSLDNPLPFPLRLPYGNSDVVSNEHVAQAYGNGDYVTTEPVWWAGGNR, encoded by the coding sequence ATGAAAAAGTGGATATATATCTTCTGCGCGGCCGGGTTGCTCACCGCCTGTACCGACGATGTGATGGATCGCCTCAACCGCAACGAGAACGACCCCGAAGATGTGCCCTCGCGCTACCTCTTCACCGACGCCGAAACCTCCTCGGCCGTCAACCTCGTGTCGGGCGACTTTGCCTTCTACACGGCGGTCTACATGGAACAGCAGGCGGGCATCTTCAACCAGATGTACAACGCCGAGATGCGACTTGCCGACGTCTACTCGGCGGCTACCTTCAACAACGCGTGGGGCAGCACCTACCGCAACCTGCGCGCCCTGAAAATCATACGCGAGCGCTGCGCAACCGGCGGAGTCGAGTCGGGCTCCAACCACCTGCTGGGCATGGCTCAGGTGCTCACGGCGCTCAACCTGGCTACCCTCACCGACCTCATGGGCGACATTCCTTGGAGCGAAGCGCTGCAACCGGGGGTAGTCTACCAACCGAAGCTCGACAGTCAGGAGTCGATTTACCAGGACATCTTCTCCCTGCTCGACGATGCCATCGCCAACTTGAAGCGCGACGACCTGGCCACCCTCACTCCCGTCGGCCGGCAGGACCTCATCTACGGCCAGTACGATGCCGACCGGCAGGCCGAGCTGTGGATCAAGGCGGCCTACGGCCTGAAAGCCCGATACACCCTGCGGCTCTCCTACCGGAAACCTCGCTACGACCAAGTCATCGACTATGCCGACAGCGCCTTTGTCGATGCCGGTGAACAGCTGGCCTACCCCTACGACGGCAGTACCTCGATCAACCCCTTCTACGCCTTCTACCTGAACCGCCGCTATTTCGGGGCCAGCGAGAGCCTGCACCAGAAACTCGTCGAGCGCAACGACCCGCGCGAAGCACTCTTCTTCAAGGCCTATCCCGGTACCGGCAAACTGGTGTTCGCCCCCAACGGCTCGCCCGAGCAACGGCAGGGCTACTACGGCATCTCGGGTCTGCTCTCGCCCACACGCCCCACGCTGCTGCTCAGCTACCACGAGTTGCAGTTTGTCAAGGCCGAGGCGCAAACCCGGCTGGGCCTTACCGGCGATGCCATCGGCTCGCTCTACAACGCCGTGGTGGCAGCCTTTGCCCAGGTGGGGCTCTCGGCCAGTGAGGCCAACGACTACTTCCAGAATGTCGTCTTGCCCCGCTTCGAGGCCGACCCCATCGGCGAAATCATCAACCAGAAATACCTGGCCTGCTACGAGGGCGAGGTGTTGGAGACCTATCACGACTACCGGCGCCTGCAAGCCCTGGGCGAGGCCGACGTGCTGTCGCTCGACAACCCCCTGCCCTTCCCCCTGCGCCTGCCCTACGGCAATAGCGATGTGGTGAGCAACGAGCATGTGGCCCAGGCCTACGGCAACGGCGACTATGTCACCACCGAGCCGGTGTGGTGGGCCGGCGGAAACCGATAG
- the gnd gene encoding decarboxylating NADP(+)-dependent phosphogluconate dehydrogenase → MEKSDIGLIGLAVMGENLALNIESKGYRVSLYNRLHPHTPQAVDRFLASVGEGKKFRPTYSLDQLVESLKRPRKILLMIQAGEPVDEMITALLPLLAQGDIIIDGGNSDYRDTRRRQKALSEKGIYLVGCGISGGEEGALHGPSIMPGGDETVSVEVLPLLQAIAAHLDDGTPCCSWIGPDGSGHLVKTVHNGIEYGDMQLIAESYSLLKIKLKNNHDEMARTFEAWNRGVLESYLIGITAPILRYREEDGGYLIDRIADRSRQKGTGKWCIEAALDSATPLGVTTQAVFARFLSAREQERTRAHRLYPDADPAPILALGVDDLHHALYASKIMAYAQGFDLLYQMSCLYDWHLNLSTLATIWRKGCIIQSRFLREIATVYRQTGHYEPLLFNPYFREKISLCLPSWRRVVSAALSAGIALPATTAALTAFDSWRCAKSPANLIQAQRDYFGAHLYERTDAPEGVLFHTDWSRREPADDSRPSSSIDSPHKD, encoded by the coding sequence ATGGAAAAATCGGATATCGGGCTCATCGGACTCGCCGTCATGGGCGAGAATCTGGCCCTCAACATCGAGTCGAAGGGATACCGGGTATCGCTCTACAACCGGCTGCACCCTCACACGCCGCAGGCGGTCGACCGCTTTCTGGCCAGTGTGGGCGAAGGGAAGAAGTTCCGGCCCACCTACTCGCTCGACCAACTGGTCGAATCGCTCAAAAGGCCCCGCAAGATTCTGCTGATGATACAGGCCGGCGAACCGGTCGACGAGATGATAACGGCCCTGCTGCCCCTGCTGGCACAGGGCGACATCATCATCGACGGCGGCAACTCGGACTACCGCGACACCCGACGGCGGCAGAAAGCCCTGAGCGAGAAGGGTATCTACCTGGTGGGGTGCGGCATCTCGGGCGGCGAGGAGGGTGCCCTGCACGGCCCCTCGATCATGCCGGGCGGCGACGAGACGGTATCGGTCGAGGTACTGCCGCTGCTGCAAGCCATCGCGGCCCATCTCGACGACGGCACCCCCTGTTGCTCCTGGATTGGTCCCGACGGCTCGGGACACCTGGTCAAGACGGTACACAACGGCATCGAATACGGCGACATGCAACTCATCGCCGAGAGCTATTCGCTCTTGAAAATCAAACTGAAAAACAACCACGACGAGATGGCCCGCACCTTCGAGGCCTGGAACCGGGGAGTATTGGAGAGCTACCTGATTGGCATCACGGCTCCTATCCTACGCTATCGGGAGGAGGACGGCGGCTACCTGATCGACCGGATTGCCGACCGGTCCCGGCAGAAGGGTACCGGCAAATGGTGCATCGAAGCGGCGCTCGACAGCGCCACCCCGCTGGGGGTAACGACCCAGGCCGTCTTTGCCCGGTTCCTGTCGGCTCGCGAACAGGAGCGCACCCGGGCGCACCGGCTCTATCCCGACGCAGACCCCGCCCCCATTCTCGCACTCGGTGTCGACGACCTGCACCACGCCCTCTACGCCTCGAAAATCATGGCCTACGCCCAGGGATTCGACCTGCTCTACCAGATGTCGTGCCTGTATGACTGGCACCTCAACCTCTCGACCCTGGCCACCATCTGGCGCAAGGGGTGCATCATACAGTCGCGCTTCCTCCGCGAGATTGCCACCGTGTACCGGCAGACCGGCCACTACGAGCCGCTGCTCTTCAACCCCTACTTCCGCGAGAAGATAAGTCTCTGTCTCCCCTCCTGGCGGCGGGTGGTGAGCGCCGCACTCTCGGCCGGGATAGCCCTGCCGGCCACCACGGCGGCACTGACGGCTTTCGACAGCTGGCGATGCGCCAAGTCGCCGGCCAACCTCATACAGGCCCAACGCGACTACTTCGGCGCCCACCTGTACGAACGGACCGATGCCCCCGAAGGGGTACTCTTCCACACCGACTGGTCCCGACGGGAACCGGCCGACGACTCCCGCCCCTCCTCATCTATCGATTCTCCCCATAAAGATTGA
- a CDS encoding potassium/proton antiporter, which yields MVISPENVLLVGAILLFLSVLVGKTGARFGVPALLLFLGVGMLAGSDGFGIHFDSAPMAQFIGTVALCIILFSGGMDTSYREIRPVLAPGVTLATLGVLMTTVITGFFIYSLADFLPGDFQLGLLESMLLAAVMSSTDSASVFSILRSKGISLKERLRPTLELESGSNDPMAYMLTLLLIQIIEIGSVDWGDAILLLVLQLVVGAAAGFALGYAIVWIINRIDVPNESLYPVLLLACVFFVFAFTNLLQGNGYLAVYIAGLVVGNRKLVHKRSLTTFFDGFTWLFQIVMFLTLGLLVNPSELPAVAGVSLLVALFMIVVSRPLSVFVSLLPFRKFTTRARVYISWVGLRGAVPIIFATYPLMSAEIPNARMIFNVVFFVTIVSLLVQGTTVSAMARWLGLIGKSEEKEIFNVALPDEIKSAMSEIELTAETLAGGNKLMNLSLPDNTLVVMVKRDTHYFVPKGHTQLEPGDRLLVISDNDEELRRSYESLGISRYTMRKNR from the coding sequence ATGGTTATCAGTCCCGAAAATGTATTGTTGGTAGGAGCGATTCTCCTCTTTCTGAGTGTGCTTGTAGGTAAAACGGGGGCCCGGTTCGGGGTTCCTGCCCTGTTGCTGTTTCTGGGAGTGGGTATGCTGGCCGGTTCCGATGGCTTCGGAATCCATTTCGACAGTGCGCCGATGGCCCAGTTCATCGGGACGGTGGCTCTTTGTATCATACTTTTCTCGGGTGGTATGGATACCTCCTACCGGGAAATCAGGCCGGTGCTCGCACCCGGTGTGACGCTGGCCACGCTGGGGGTGCTGATGACGACGGTCATCACCGGATTCTTCATCTATTCGCTGGCCGATTTCCTGCCCGGCGATTTCCAGTTGGGTTTGCTCGAATCGATGCTGCTGGCGGCCGTCATGTCGTCGACCGACTCGGCTTCGGTCTTTTCGATTCTGCGGTCGAAGGGCATCTCGCTGAAAGAGCGGTTGCGCCCCACGCTCGAATTGGAGAGCGGCAGTAACGACCCCATGGCCTACATGCTCACGCTGCTGCTTATCCAGATTATCGAAATCGGGTCGGTCGATTGGGGCGACGCCATTCTGTTGCTGGTGTTGCAGCTGGTTGTGGGGGCGGCGGCCGGGTTTGCCCTGGGGTATGCCATCGTGTGGATTATCAACCGCATCGATGTGCCCAACGAGTCGCTCTATCCCGTCCTGCTGCTGGCCTGTGTCTTCTTCGTGTTTGCCTTTACCAATCTGTTGCAGGGCAACGGCTATCTGGCCGTGTATATTGCCGGACTGGTGGTGGGGAACCGCAAATTGGTGCACAAGCGCAGCCTTACCACCTTTTTCGACGGTTTCACCTGGCTGTTCCAGATTGTGATGTTCCTCACGCTGGGTCTGCTGGTCAATCCCTCGGAGCTGCCCGCCGTGGCCGGGGTGAGTCTGCTGGTGGCCCTCTTCATGATTGTGGTGTCGCGTCCCCTCTCGGTCTTTGTGAGTCTGCTGCCCTTCCGCAAGTTCACGACCCGGGCCCGGGTCTACATTTCATGGGTGGGTCTGCGCGGAGCCGTGCCCATCATCTTTGCCACCTATCCGCTCATGTCGGCCGAGATACCCAATGCCCGCATGATTTTCAACGTGGTATTCTTTGTCACCATCGTCTCGTTGCTGGTGCAGGGCACCACCGTGAGTGCTATGGCCCGTTGGCTGGGGTTGATTGGCAAGAGCGAGGAGAAGGAGATTTTCAACGTGGCGCTGCCCGACGAAATCAAGTCGGCCATGAGCGAAATCGAACTTACCGCCGAGACGCTGGCGGGCGGCAACAAGCTGATGAACCTCTCGTTGCCCGACAACACGCTGGTGGTGATGGTCAAACGGGATACGCACTATTTCGTGCCCAAGGGGCACACCCAGCTCGAACCGGGTGACCGGCTGCTGGTCATTTCGGACAACGACGAGGAGTTGCGCCGCAGCTACGAGAGCTTGGGTATCAGCCGCTACACCATGCGCAAGAACCGTTGA
- a CDS encoding flavodoxin — protein sequence MKIGIFYGSTTGITESVAYRLADLMHIDHEHLHDVARSEPSEVGDYDLLLLGSSTWGNGDLQDDWYDFLTGIEVLDLHDKHIALFGCGDQSMCDTFCNAVGTLYRRLQKTGARFCGAFEAGDYTFEHSTARVDGHLVGLLIDEVNEPEKTEHRLNYWVKLLQKELKGARAEATL from the coding sequence ATGAAAATCGGAATTTTCTATGGCTCCACGACCGGCATCACCGAGAGTGTGGCCTACCGGCTGGCCGACCTGATGCACATCGACCACGAACACCTCCACGACGTAGCCCGGAGCGAACCCTCAGAGGTAGGCGACTACGACCTGCTTCTGTTGGGTTCCTCGACCTGGGGTAACGGCGACTTGCAGGACGACTGGTACGACTTTCTCACCGGCATCGAGGTGCTCGACCTGCACGACAAGCACATCGCCCTCTTCGGGTGCGGCGACCAGTCGATGTGCGACACCTTCTGCAACGCCGTGGGTACCCTGTACCGACGGTTACAGAAGACCGGTGCCCGCTTCTGCGGAGCCTTCGAGGCGGGCGACTACACCTTCGAGCACTCGACCGCCCGGGTCGACGGCCATCTCGTGGGTCTGCTCATCGACGAGGTGAACGAACCCGAGAAGACCGAGCATCGATTGAACTATTGGGTGAAACTCCTTCAAAAGGAGCTGAAAGGCGCACGGGCCGAGGCAACCCTCTAA
- the purH gene encoding bifunctional phosphoribosylaminoimidazolecarboxamide formyltransferase/IMP cyclohydrolase produces MLENKKIKTALVSVFHKDGLDEILKLLHAEGVEFISTGGTQSFIESLGIPCGAVEDLTGYPSILGGRVKTLHPKVFGGILNRRENETDQQQIAQYEIPSIDLVIVDLYPFEETVASGADESAIIEKIDIGGISLIRAAAKNYKDVVIVASKAQYAPLLSLLKEKGANTSLEDRRWFAKEAFAVSSGYDSAIFNYFDGGEGSAFRYAGNHAKVLRYGENPHQKGVFYGNFDEMFEQLHGKEISYNNLLDIDAAVSLISEFDETTFAILKHNNACGLASRDTLLEAWKDALAGDPVSAFGGVLITNRPVDKATAEEMHKIFFEVCIAPAYDPEALAILEQKKNRIVLVQKPFQAPARQFRSLLNGVLVQDRDLYREKPEELRQVTEKAVTPAEVDDLLFANKIVKHSKSNAIVLAKNRQLCASGIGQTSRVDALRQAIEKARSFHFDLQGAVMASDAFFPFSDCVEIAHEAGVNAVIQPGGSIRDNESIEYCNKNGMAMVMTGIRHFKH; encoded by the coding sequence ATGCTTGAAAATAAGAAAATTAAAACAGCTCTTGTCTCGGTTTTTCACAAAGATGGCTTAGACGAAATTTTGAAACTTTTACATGCCGAAGGGGTAGAATTTATCTCGACCGGCGGTACGCAATCTTTTATCGAGTCGCTGGGAATCCCCTGCGGTGCCGTAGAGGACTTGACCGGCTATCCCTCCATTCTGGGCGGTCGGGTAAAGACCCTTCACCCCAAGGTATTTGGCGGAATCCTCAACCGCAGGGAGAATGAAACCGACCAACAGCAAATCGCTCAATACGAAATTCCTTCGATCGACCTGGTCATCGTCGACCTCTATCCGTTTGAAGAGACGGTAGCTTCGGGTGCCGACGAAAGCGCCATCATCGAGAAAATCGACATAGGCGGCATCTCGCTCATACGGGCCGCTGCCAAAAACTACAAGGACGTGGTCATCGTGGCCTCGAAAGCCCAATACGCTCCGCTGCTTTCGCTCTTGAAAGAGAAGGGGGCCAACACCTCGCTCGAAGACCGCCGCTGGTTTGCCAAAGAGGCATTCGCCGTATCGTCGGGATACGACAGCGCCATCTTCAATTACTTCGATGGCGGCGAAGGCTCGGCCTTCCGCTACGCCGGCAACCACGCCAAGGTGCTGCGCTACGGCGAGAACCCCCATCAGAAGGGCGTGTTCTATGGCAACTTCGACGAGATGTTCGAGCAACTCCACGGCAAGGAGATTTCTTACAACAACCTGCTCGACATCGATGCCGCCGTGTCGCTGATTTCGGAATTTGACGAGACCACCTTCGCCATTCTGAAACACAACAACGCCTGCGGCCTGGCCTCGCGCGACACCCTGCTCGAAGCCTGGAAAGATGCCCTGGCCGGCGACCCCGTATCGGCCTTCGGCGGTGTGCTCATCACCAACCGTCCCGTCGACAAGGCTACGGCCGAAGAGATGCACAAAATCTTCTTCGAGGTATGTATCGCCCCGGCTTATGACCCCGAGGCCCTCGCCATACTGGAACAGAAGAAAAACCGCATCGTGCTCGTGCAGAAACCCTTCCAGGCTCCTGCCCGTCAGTTCCGCTCGCTGCTCAACGGCGTGCTGGTACAAGACCGCGACCTCTATCGCGAGAAACCCGAGGAGCTGCGTCAGGTGACCGAAAAGGCTGTGACTCCCGCCGAGGTCGACGACTTGTTGTTTGCCAACAAGATTGTAAAACATAGCAAATCGAACGCCATCGTACTGGCCAAGAACCGTCAGCTCTGCGCCAGCGGTATCGGTCAGACCTCGCGTGTCGACGCCCTGCGTCAGGCCATCGAGAAGGCCCGTTCGTTCCACTTCGATTTGCAGGGTGCCGTTATGGCCTCCGATGCCTTCTTCCCCTTCTCCGATTGTGTGGAGATAGCTCACGAGGCCGGGGTGAATGCCGTGATACAACCGGGCGGATCGATTCGCGACAACGAGTCGATCGAGTACTGCAACAAGAACGGCATGGCCATGGTGATGACCGGCATACGGCACTTCAAACACTAA
- a CDS encoding SusC/RagA family TonB-linked outer membrane protein, whose protein sequence is MMKKLCLFLTLLAAAVTAVGAQERTITGQVTFADDNEPIIGATILVPGTQIGTSTDLDGNFTLRVPPSAREVVVSYIGMATRQVPITDRMNIVLENADHKIDEVVVTALGMKRDRKGLGYAAQDLKGSDLNKAGTTGLSDALQGKLSGVEIVPSSGMPGASSQIVIRGARSFTGNNTPLYVVDGMPIQSTPDFSTGQSVSGTDIADRSIDIDPNDIESINVLKGQAAAALYGIRASNGVVVITTKSGRGLSIGRPHVTFTTNLSAETVSRRPQVQKQWAQGYYSDSQQGLRFDPTSSMSWGPRIGDLPDDPTYGGNVGTALNNYDPSGTQGLYYVPQLAQTGENPWVAPGVYDNIGDFFRTGVTFNTSLNVSQRFEKGNYSFGIGTAQQDGVIPSTGLTRYSVRGMAEVNLSEQWKTGFSANFVRNNIDKAPTANSGVLGAVYGAPPSYNLKGIPYALPEDPYTQISYRSLTFNNPYWATRHNSFNENTHRFFGNTFVEFTPKINWSSDKKLSARWQIGVDAYTSRYKNIYEYGTQGQTGSIESNGVTNIIFNSLFTVNYEMNIGDDFHLTALAGNEINQENKAFYEDYGQGFNFGGNPTIQNTAIQTSTTTVDRARTVGFFGNATLSWRNQAYLNVTGREDVVSTMPRGNRAFFYPSVSVSYVLTELEPLRGNPILTFAKVRGSFAQVGQAGRYYNNYYVRPDYTGGFWTNPPVVYPLNGITAYVPYAELYDPDLTPQNTNSFEVGFDVRLFHNRLSADYTFSRQNIKNQIFPVPLAGSTGAAQYLTNGGKIHTDAHEINLNGQLYSSPDITWDLGVNFTVIRNRVDELAPGVTNIFLGGFVTPQVRASVGDYYPVIYGTAFKRDDQGRILVDEDPNSATYGMPMASGNPQVIGQCSPDFTMGLNTSFRYRRLSVSATFSWRHGGDIYSGTNGLMDLYGVSKKTEDRTTPFVYPGYKSDGTPNDIVRGGADDPGAYETLYVDVLGNIDESYIYDASFFKLRDLTVKYQFPRIGIFDISLFAFARNVLLWAKMPNLDPESSQGNNNMSGTFERFSLPQTSSYGGGLTVTF, encoded by the coding sequence ATTATGAAAAAACTATGTCTATTCTTGACGCTGCTGGCTGCGGCGGTTACCGCCGTCGGGGCTCAGGAGCGCACCATCACCGGCCAGGTAACCTTCGCCGATGATAACGAGCCCATCATCGGGGCCACCATACTGGTGCCGGGTACTCAAATCGGTACCAGCACCGACCTCGATGGGAATTTCACCCTGCGGGTACCCCCTTCGGCCCGCGAGGTGGTAGTCTCCTACATCGGCATGGCGACCCGCCAGGTGCCCATCACAGACCGCATGAACATCGTGCTCGAAAATGCCGACCACAAAATCGACGAGGTGGTGGTTACCGCCCTGGGCATGAAACGCGACCGCAAGGGGTTGGGCTATGCCGCCCAGGATTTGAAGGGGAGCGACCTGAACAAGGCGGGTACCACCGGGCTCTCCGACGCCTTGCAGGGCAAGCTGTCGGGTGTGGAGATTGTCCCGTCGAGCGGTATGCCGGGAGCCTCGTCGCAGATTGTCATTCGCGGCGCCCGCTCGTTCACCGGCAACAACACGCCGCTCTATGTGGTCGACGGCATGCCCATTCAGTCGACACCCGACTTCTCAACCGGGCAGAGCGTGAGCGGTACCGACATTGCCGACCGCTCCATCGACATCGACCCCAACGACATCGAGAGCATCAACGTGTTGAAGGGGCAGGCGGCCGCCGCCCTCTACGGCATCAGGGCCTCGAACGGCGTGGTGGTCATCACTACCAAAAGCGGACGGGGACTCTCAATCGGCCGCCCGCACGTCACCTTCACCACCAACCTCAGTGCCGAGACGGTGTCGCGCCGCCCGCAGGTACAGAAACAGTGGGCACAGGGCTATTACAGCGATTCGCAGCAGGGGCTGCGCTTCGACCCCACCTCGTCGATGAGTTGGGGCCCCCGCATCGGCGACCTGCCCGACGACCCCACCTACGGAGGCAACGTGGGCACGGCACTCAACAACTACGACCCCTCGGGCACCCAGGGGCTCTACTATGTACCCCAACTGGCGCAGACCGGCGAGAATCCCTGGGTGGCTCCGGGCGTGTATGACAACATCGGCGACTTCTTCCGCACGGGTGTCACCTTCAACACCTCGCTCAACGTCAGCCAACGGTTCGAGAAGGGCAACTACTCGTTTGGCATCGGCACGGCCCAGCAGGACGGCGTGATTCCCTCGACCGGACTCACCCGCTACTCGGTGCGGGGCATGGCCGAGGTGAACCTCTCGGAGCAGTGGAAGACCGGCTTCTCGGCCAACTTCGTGCGCAACAACATCGACAAGGCGCCCACGGCCAACAGCGGCGTGCTGGGTGCCGTCTACGGCGCACCGCCCAGCTACAACCTCAAAGGCATTCCCTATGCTCTGCCCGAGGACCCCTACACACAAATCAGCTACCGCTCGCTCACCTTCAACAACCCCTACTGGGCTACCCGGCACAACTCGTTCAACGAGAACACGCACCGCTTCTTCGGCAACACCTTTGTCGAGTTCACCCCCAAAATCAATTGGAGCAGCGACAAGAAGCTGTCGGCCCGCTGGCAAATCGGTGTCGACGCCTACACCTCGCGATATAAAAACATCTACGAATACGGCACGCAGGGACAGACCGGCAGCATCGAGTCGAACGGCGTGACCAACATCATCTTCAACTCGCTCTTCACCGTCAACTACGAGATGAACATCGGCGACGACTTTCACCTCACGGCCCTGGCGGGTAACGAAATCAACCAGGAGAACAAAGCCTTCTACGAGGACTACGGACAGGGGTTCAACTTCGGCGGCAACCCCACGATACAGAACACGGCCATACAGACCTCGACCACCACGGTCGACCGGGCCCGCACGGTGGGATTCTTCGGCAACGCCACCCTCTCGTGGCGCAACCAAGCCTACCTCAACGTCACCGGCCGGGAAGATGTGGTGTCGACCATGCCCCGCGGCAACCGGGCCTTCTTCTACCCCTCGGTGTCGGTTTCCTATGTACTCACCGAGCTGGAACCCCTGCGGGGAAATCCCATTCTCACCTTTGCCAAGGTGCGGGGCTCCTTTGCCCAGGTGGGACAGGCCGGACGCTACTACAACAACTACTACGTGCGCCCCGACTACACCGGCGGCTTCTGGACCAACCCGCCGGTAGTCTACCCGCTCAACGGCATCACCGCCTACGTGCCTTATGCCGAGCTGTATGACCCCGACCTCACGCCGCAGAACACCAACTCGTTCGAGGTGGGTTTCGACGTCAGGCTGTTCCACAACCGACTCTCGGCCGACTACACCTTCTCGCGGCAGAACATCAAGAACCAGATATTTCCCGTGCCGCTGGCCGGTTCGACCGGGGCCGCCCAATACCTCACCAACGGCGGCAAAATCCATACCGACGCCCACGAGATAAACCTGAACGGGCAACTCTACTCCTCGCCCGACATCACCTGGGACCTGGGAGTCAACTTTACCGTCATACGCAACCGGGTCGACGAGCTGGCTCCGGGAGTGACCAACATCTTCCTCGGCGGGTTTGTCACCCCGCAGGTAAGAGCGAGTGTGGGCGACTACTACCCGGTCATCTACGGCACGGCGTTCAAGCGCGACGACCAGGGGCGCATTCTGGTCGACGAGGACCCCAACAGCGCCACCTACGGCATGCCCATGGCATCGGGCAATCCGCAGGTCATCGGCCAGTGTTCCCCCGACTTCACGATGGGACTCAACACCTCGTTCCGCTACCGGCGGCTCTCGGTATCGGCCACCTTCTCGTGGCGACACGGCGGCGACATCTATTCGGGCACCAACGGGTTGATGGACCTCTACGGCGTCAGCAAAAAGACCGAGGACCGCACCACCCCCTTCGTCTACCCCGGCTATAAGTCCGACGGTACCCCCAACGATATCGTGCGGGGTGGTGCCGACGACCCGGGCGCCTACGAGACGCTCTATGTCGACGTGCTGGGCAACATCGACGAGTCGTACATCTACGACGCCTCGTTCTTCAAGCTGCGCGACCTCACGGTCAAATACCAGTTCCCCCGCATCGGCATATTCGACATCTCGCTCTTCGCCTTCGCCCGCAACGTGCTGCTGTGGGCCAAGATGCCCAACCTCGACCCCGAGTCGTCGCAGGGCAACAACAACATGAGCGGTACCTTCGAACGATTCTCCCTGCCCCAGACGTCGAGCTACGGAGGGGGCCTCACCGTAACCTTCTAA